One genomic window of Methanosarcina acetivorans C2A includes the following:
- a CDS encoding reverse transcriptase domain-containing protein: protein MNKRILKEFLKAGYIENYHLFPTEKGTPQGGPISPIIGNMVLNGLENALSMRFYSRSDGTIDKSHQNKHKVNYVRFADDCAPRKRIRVTECRIV from the coding sequence ATGAATAAACGAATCCTTAAAGAGTTCCTAAAAGCCGGATATATTGAGAATTATCATCTGTTTCCTACCGAGAAAGGCACACCGCAAGGAGGGCCTATATCACCAATAATTGGAAATATGGTCTTAAACGGCTTAGAAAACGCCTTGTCGATGAGATTTTACTCCAGATCAGACGGAACAATCGACAAATCTCATCAAAACAAGCACAAGGTCAATTATGTCCGTTTTGCTGATGATTGTGCGCCACGAAAGCGAATCCGTGTGACAGAATGTCGCATAGTGTAA
- a CDS encoding reverse transcriptase N-terminal domain-containing protein, translating to MNVREPEITSVTDLTDKELTQQWKSIDWKRVKEVVNNLQSRIASAANNGKWKTVNKLSRLLTRSFYAKLLSIRKVTTNKGSRTPGIDGIIWSSSADKMRSALQLTNKGYRAKPLTRKYIRKKNGKLRPLSIPTMYDRAIQTLHSLMLGPIESATGDKTSFGIKPYRSTKDAYAYLHICLSKKIAPEWIVEGDIKACFDEINHNWILESL from the coding sequence ATGAATGTAAGAGAACCAGAGATAACTTCGGTTACGGACCTTACAGACAAAGAACTCACCCAACAATGGAAAAGCATTGATTGGAAAAGAGTTAAAGAAGTTGTTAATAACCTTCAGTCTCGAATTGCAAGTGCAGCAAATAACGGAAAATGGAAAACTGTGAACAAACTCTCCCGTCTTCTGACCCGGTCCTTTTATGCCAAATTACTTTCAATTCGTAAAGTAACCACTAACAAGGGAAGTCGCACTCCCGGAATTGATGGAATTATATGGTCATCGTCAGCAGATAAGATGCGTTCTGCCCTACAACTAACGAACAAAGGCTACCGTGCGAAACCATTAACACGGAAGTACATTCGAAAGAAGAACGGCAAACTACGGCCTCTTAGCATACCAACTATGTATGACAGAGCAATACAAACTCTACATTCTCTGATGTTAGGACCAATCGAATCTGCTACAGGCGACAAGACCTCATTTGGGATTAAACCTTATCGCTCAACGAAAGATGCTTACGCTTACCTTCACATCTGTTTAAGCAAGAAAATTGCTCCAGAATGGATTGTCGAAGGTGATATTAAAGCTTGTTTTGATGAAATCAACCATAACTGGATACTTGAATCCCTATGA